One Planctomycetaceae bacterium DNA window includes the following coding sequences:
- a CDS encoding flagellar motor protein MotB, with the protein MARKKKCPSGPNNGYLISFGDTMTALLAFFIVLNSLAEEQNGAALHAGTGSFMESASRFGLPGSILNQKSNQPFQLTNTSPKFVVPDEDNRESESAGTGPDDDPDDRRIIDRQKEDFHRFLQEVRRINHLTPEAGVAGEVSFDILARLPKEGRLMTNDLKTALNGIGPMLRQADYAVEITVWATTPSKSAWSRAVSQSEQLMKETVEYLRLPPSQIARLKASAQPWISKTVKRPTVSVKLTRLKPAEMVP; encoded by the coding sequence ATGGCCAGAAAGAAGAAATGCCCATCCGGCCCGAACAACGGGTATCTGATTTCCTTCGGTGACACGATGACCGCGCTGCTGGCATTTTTCATCGTGCTCAACTCGCTGGCGGAAGAACAAAACGGAGCAGCGCTGCACGCCGGTACAGGATCATTCATGGAATCCGCAAGCCGGTTCGGGCTGCCGGGAAGTATTCTCAATCAAAAATCGAACCAGCCGTTTCAGCTTACGAATACGTCACCAAAATTCGTCGTGCCCGACGAAGACAATCGGGAATCCGAATCCGCCGGCACCGGTCCTGATGACGACCCTGATGACCGGCGAATCATTGACCGCCAGAAGGAGGACTTTCATCGATTTCTTCAGGAGGTCCGCCGCATCAATCACCTGACGCCGGAAGCCGGTGTCGCCGGGGAAGTCAGTTTCGATATCCTCGCTCGCCTGCCGAAGGAAGGCCGCCTGATGACCAACGATCTGAAGACTGCGTTGAACGGCATCGGGCCGATGCTGCGGCAGGCGGACTACGCCGTGGAAATCACGGTCTGGGCCACGACGCCTTCCAAATCCGCCTGGTCTCGCGCCGTGTCGCAGTCGGAGCAACTGATGAAGGAGACGGTCGAATACCTGAGGCTTCCGCCGTCTCAAATCGCTCGCCTGAAAGCATCCGCCCAGCCATGGATTTCAAAGACGGTCAAGCGGCCGACCGTCTCGGTCAAGCTGACGCGGCTCAAGCCGGCCGAAATGGTGCCGTGA
- the xerC gene encoding tyrosine recombinase XerC has product MQSAIASFLNYLRVERNASDLTVKSYADDLSHLVEFFEEQKGHLPHPRDVDVGQLRNYVAFLHECNYARSTVARRLACLRSFFRYCNREGICERNPAKPLRTPRAGRRLPHFLTTEEVGRLLLIPPANKSDGLRDRAILETMYSAGLRVAETVGLNLQDWDRGAGILRVLGKGRKERIAPVGSFATKALDRWLEVRRPDPDAPASQRDALFLNRFGRRLTTRSIGRMLEKYIATAGLATQTSPHTLRHSFATHLLDGGADLRSVQELLGHKSLTTTQIYTHVSTKRLRETYEKAHPHASRRQSD; this is encoded by the coding sequence GTGCAGTCCGCGATTGCTTCCTTCCTGAACTACCTGCGCGTGGAACGCAATGCGTCGGACCTGACCGTAAAATCGTACGCAGACGATCTGTCGCATCTGGTCGAGTTCTTCGAGGAACAGAAGGGGCACTTGCCGCACCCGCGCGACGTCGATGTGGGGCAGCTTCGCAACTACGTCGCGTTTCTGCACGAATGCAACTACGCTCGCAGCACCGTTGCGCGGCGTCTGGCGTGCTTGCGGAGCTTTTTTCGGTACTGCAATCGCGAAGGGATTTGCGAAAGGAACCCCGCGAAGCCATTGCGAACTCCCCGCGCCGGACGCAGGTTGCCGCATTTTCTGACAACAGAGGAGGTCGGTCGCCTGCTGCTGATTCCTCCCGCCAACAAGTCTGACGGACTGCGTGATCGGGCGATTCTGGAAACCATGTATTCCGCCGGCCTGCGCGTCGCGGAAACGGTCGGATTGAATCTTCAGGACTGGGACCGCGGTGCGGGAATTCTGCGTGTGCTCGGCAAGGGCAGGAAGGAACGCATCGCGCCGGTCGGCAGTTTTGCCACGAAGGCTCTGGATCGCTGGCTGGAGGTTCGGCGGCCTGATCCCGACGCCCCCGCGAGCCAGCGCGACGCTCTGTTCCTGAACCGCTTCGGACGACGACTGACGACTCGCAGCATCGGAAGAATGCTGGAAAAGTACATCGCAACCGCAGGATTGGCGACACAGACGTCGCCGCACACTCTGCGGCACAGTTTTGCGACTCACCTGCTGGATGGCGGAGCGGACCTGCGCAGCGTGCAGGAATTGCTGGGACACAAGAGCCTGACGACGACGCAAATTTACACGCACGTCAGCACCAAGCGCCTTCGCGAAACCTATGAGAAGGCCCATCCTCACGCGTCCCGCCGGCAATCCGATTGA